One window of Chloroflexota bacterium genomic DNA carries:
- a CDS encoding alcohol dehydrogenase catalytic domain-containing protein, with protein MRTVYVELDIPRALATQVLGKVWTGAYLSPISPVHSATLPDPPLPGPHHVRVRNRLSLICGSDLHMVYVEIDPRVAPAALPGNKRFYLGHELCGEVIEVGEAVSRVRVGDRVALRHFSSTCHTQGIEPPCRHCREGNYYLCENQSMTETSPIIGGGWSDQFVAHEAQLFRAPEDLSDEEIAILETMATGVHTVLQALPEPGDRVAVLGCGIIGLVTIQALRALAPEAHITALARYPFQAEQARRLGAHEVRVREDGYQVTAEVTGAKLYQGMLGSRMLLGGFDVIYDCVGTGRTITDSLRWARAKGRVMLVGVQFRPMSVDLNPVWYQEVQLLGVYAHGREVWEGQEIGTFELTARLIQEGKLTAEGLITHRFPLARWKEAVRVASDKRQYQSVKVALTFENVDG; from the coding sequence ATGCGGACCGTCTACGTGGAATTGGACATCCCGCGAGCCCTGGCAACACAAGTCCTGGGCAAGGTATGGACAGGAGCCTACCTGAGCCCCATCAGCCCCGTTCACTCCGCGACGCTGCCCGATCCGCCGTTGCCTGGGCCACATCATGTGCGCGTGCGCAACCGGCTCTCGCTGATCTGCGGGAGCGATCTGCACATGGTCTACGTGGAGATTGACCCGCGCGTGGCACCGGCCGCGCTGCCGGGCAACAAGCGTTTCTACCTGGGACACGAGCTGTGCGGCGAGGTGATCGAGGTGGGCGAGGCCGTCTCCCGGGTGCGCGTCGGCGACCGGGTGGCGCTGCGCCACTTCAGCTCGACCTGCCACACCCAGGGCATCGAGCCTCCCTGCCGACACTGCCGGGAAGGGAACTACTACCTATGTGAGAACCAGTCGATGACCGAAACCTCTCCCATCATCGGCGGCGGCTGGAGCGATCAGTTCGTGGCCCACGAGGCTCAGCTCTTCCGCGCGCCGGAGGATCTGAGCGATGAGGAGATCGCGATCCTGGAGACCATGGCGACGGGGGTGCACACGGTGTTGCAGGCGCTGCCGGAGCCGGGCGACCGCGTCGCCGTATTGGGATGCGGGATCATCGGGCTGGTGACGATCCAGGCGCTGCGAGCGCTGGCCCCGGAGGCGCACATCACCGCGCTGGCGAGATATCCCTTTCAGGCGGAGCAAGCCCGTCGGCTGGGCGCGCACGAGGTGCGCGTACGGGAGGACGGCTACCAGGTGACGGCCGAGGTCACCGGCGCCAAGCTCTACCAGGGGATGCTCGGCAGCAGGATGCTACTGGGCGGCTTCGACGTGATCTACGACTGCGTGGGCACGGGCCGCACGATCACGGACAGTCTGCGATGGGCGCGGGCGAAGGGACGGGTCATGCTGGTCGGCGTGCAGTTCAGGCCGATGAGCGTGGATCTCAATCCGGTCTGGTATCAAGAGGTCCAACTGCTGGGCGTCTATGCACACGGCCGAGAGGTGTGGGAGGGACAGGAGATAGGGACCTTCGAGCTCACCGCCAGGCTGATTCAGGAGGGGAAACTCACGGCGGAAGGGTTGATCACCCATCGGTTCCCGCTGGCCCGATGGAAGGAGGCCGTCCGGGTGGCCAGCGACAAACGGCAGTATCAGTCCGTCAAGGTCGCGCTCACGTTTGAAAACGTTGACGGATGA